In Sphingobium sp. Cam5-1, the following proteins share a genomic window:
- a CDS encoding TetR/AcrR family transcriptional regulator, translating to MTGGSKIGDRMTLDADPKPGLPARGRGRPPRLSRGTIIQAALVLLDEMSIDRFSMGLLAKGLNAGVMTLYNYFPSRDDLLIAVADEIYSRFDHPAKGSCWQEEVRQWLWATVDLFQRYPVAMKLSLWDGHASPGWLRTWIPVVELIRAQGLTGPDLAFAVRWFTTSALGFITSQPPPPEHNNKRTTAHLHALTAYEAALLQDLQHDLLQVDRKAALTYGFTHIIAGLERIIAEAASAQSDTPGEGL from the coding sequence GTGACAGGCGGTTCGAAAATCGGCGACAGGATGACGCTCGACGCCGATCCTAAGCCGGGCCTTCCCGCGCGTGGAAGGGGGCGGCCTCCCAGGCTGTCGCGCGGCACGATCATCCAGGCGGCACTTGTCCTGCTCGACGAGATGTCGATCGACAGATTTTCCATGGGATTATTGGCAAAAGGCCTCAATGCCGGGGTAATGACCCTATATAATTATTTCCCCAGTCGCGACGATCTGCTGATCGCCGTCGCCGACGAAATATATAGCCGGTTCGATCATCCGGCGAAGGGCAGCTGCTGGCAGGAGGAAGTGCGCCAGTGGTTGTGGGCAACGGTGGATTTGTTCCAGCGCTATCCCGTCGCGATGAAGCTTAGCCTGTGGGATGGTCATGCATCGCCGGGCTGGTTGCGCACATGGATACCCGTGGTGGAATTGATCAGGGCGCAGGGGCTGACCGGCCCCGATCTTGCCTTTGCGGTGCGGTGGTTCACGACCTCGGCACTCGGCTTCATCACGTCCCAGCCGCCGCCTCCGGAACACAACAACAAGCGGACGACCGCCCATCTCCATGCCCTGACGGCCTATGAGGCCGCGTTGTTGCAGGATCTTCAGCACGATCTGTTGCAGGTGGATCGGAAGGCAGCCCTTACCTACGGCTTCACCCACATCATAGCCGGTCTCGAACGCATCATCGCAGAAGCAGCAAGCGCGCAGTCCGACACCCCGGGAGAAGGACTTTGA